A window of the Fulvia fulva chromosome 11, complete sequence genome harbors these coding sequences:
- a CDS encoding PH and SEC7 domain-containing protein: protein METNYPHAASASASASASTTSRATAPAAIVASGSRSTPPSSSSPPTPIALPVSPRKSSRRFNDANASPPSTPPAKPRSTGKGKGRKLLKGPRETRHQRDISEEELEAAVATAARHSHGLSWNSTTRDSVVDNLLFSLDNLSRGDVGEVGGMEGHEQEKTRYLSSLSSHFVDQAQRSRGHTHSSSTSEYDRHLMDSPQSQATPSPKGRRSASTSNFPSYSSMNGRVKQQGRPHGGGRTSSEGPQPALTQPYINGRSFVAKRKDSSDTVSLSPEGGYGAVLETSRLAWGNGGRSVSMDHIQSDSRDGLSVLGRGRPVPSVHSKYESNDADESDAAPEPIISGGPRKMQNPTATGPVYVNQANPKPKPSQLRKTTTQQDLRSQAGNSPSPSIPHDIREQAADFVRTSSMRGSLPPPSASSSTAPSPGISTRRKEHSPPREKPGFFKRIFSSNSSRTVSGTVERPGSTRKDNNDRGSASRRAVSQTSAAGGDVKDATNTANSQPPTLSKKPSSFFRRRKKSTSEAFNPPPIPTAHHNHANPNMNTAGESPSISSLRKVMDPYLNEDETTPRLPAHNRTASRSASRPPTAGSKATASSKEDSEDPDIFHTGYTPPPDASLGARYPISREHSLSMDRERNFKMKIKKRRPEDLANSDAQEPGENNDLAHPSRRSSRDTLRDEKDHLKVSPLSAFHPNVERPGTISRASTGDGIIAASESRLMSQDASPLDTGEMRDFSAGTGVSLNMDDDEQWVVQQAKLERPPSPKSGRLRLQPTASEEQLNQNKDNNSSPTDAFHDSNEFRPDSLEMPPRETAPPQQLPSAACLPLPNIGVDGNRPVSRNSSEPTIIQVPPEFVDEGAEYRERARKIFEGDEEDVPRGDAAAWLGERNTLSKRTLEAYMQLFDFYGMNILASLKMLCSKLTLKGETQQFDRIITALSARWCQCNSNHGFKAQDVVHTIIYSLILLNTDLHLADIGERMSRSAYVKNTLPTIKRVVADAAPNAFDDTIRPLRENLRPSLPWSESSTSVTNSRNPSMPTSPSMPSRAETPDGGREVNDQLYGVTANNKRLSIRPAMSRQDSDNGTPDSAGAGTANALVNNCWSGSMRGWEMEVESILKAFFNSIRQDPLPLHNTVMGGIDSSNNSRNLSVVDLNGNLKRTGSVVSRAPSENISLRSKDTRFNSFTQRWPGRSNRSRPKLYPASTVGSSRTSFDEGSGFWSPAQSSKYSFSKTLTSASVGSFNTQFQSQMDSFKPSIGFAGALNQAMIREENFNSDGSDTFSMPRGDLLEDESLALEGAPWAKEGMVQHKHHLETQDRKAKERSWTSCFAVISKGKLTLFNFNTSSKTQSASRKTPFQKMGKAASVAPRQVGGGDWMDNAEQLDVFILRQTIASTLPPPGYSKARPNVWALSLPSGAVHLFQVGTPEIAEEFMTAANYWSARLSKEPLAGGVSNIEYGWSENIVNPALLDRSESFQHPPSSMQTRNAGHSHSMSTDRTEQRDRRGSLQSSIRNSFDTGFGSGTKSKTSGDRATIMEWQPPTQSMMASQLMEVDQLKQLTAYVTGQEEELNKHQELKHAIELAFSPRHPNFQKAMANWQRKSDHLLREIVKFRTYIDSLTAAQKAKEALYARKADGRLSPVAKDDDVYDLPTMNQMMGGVAPRGIHTSG from the exons ATGGAGACAAACTACCCTCATGCTGCTTCTGCGTCCGCGTCTGCGTCTGCATCGACTACCTCTCGAGCCACTGCGCCCGCCGCAATCGTAGCATCCGGGAGCCGCTCTACGCCGCCGAGCAGCAGCAGTCCGCCCACGCCCATTGCTCTGCCCGTGAGCCCGCGCAAGAGTTCACGGCGCTTCAACGATGCCAATGCCAGTCCGCCGTCCACTCCGCCAGCGAAACCACGATCGACCggcaagggcaagggcaGGAAGCTGCTGAAGGGCCCGCGTGAGACGAGGCACCAGCGTGACATATCAGAGGAGGAGCTCGAGGCCGCCGTGGCCACTGCAGCACGACACTCGCACGGCCTGTCGTGGAACTCGACCACGCGTGACTCGGTCGTTGACAACCTGCTGTTCTCCCTGGACAACCTGTCACGGGGAGACGTCGGTGAAGTCGGAGGCATGGAGGGGCACGAGCAAGAGAAGACCCGATATCTGTCGTCGCTCTCCTCGCACTTCGTCGACCAGGCACAGCGCTCGCGAGGCCACACCCACTCCTCATCGACCTCGGAATATGACCGCCATCTCATGGACTCGCCGCAGAGCCAAGCGACTCCATCGCCCAAAGGCCGACGGAGTGCCAGCACATCCAACTTTCCATCATACAGCAGCATGAATGGGCGTGTGAAACAGCAGGGCAGACCCCATGGCGGTGGACGAACGAGCTCGGAGGGTCCGCAACCGGCCCTCACGCAACCCTACATCAATGGCCGTTCGTTCGTTGCAAAGCGAAAGGACAGCAGCGATACTGTCAGTTTGAGCCCAGAAGGCGGCTATGGTGCTGTGCTCGAGACGAGCAGGTTGGCATGGGGCAATGGTGGCAGATCGGTGAGCATGGACCACATTCAGTCAGACAGCAGGGATGGACTTTCTGTGCTTGGGCGAGGACGTCCAGTGCCTTCGGTACACAGCAAGTACGAGTCCAACGACGCGGATGAGTCCGATGCAGCGCCGGAACCAATCATTTCTGGTGGTCCGCGCAAAATGCAGAATCCGACAGCAACAGGTCCAGTGTACGTCAATCAGGCTAACCCCAAGCCCAAACCCAGCCAGTTGCGCAAAACAACCACACAGCAAGACCTGCGATCTCAGGCTGGCAATTCGCCAAGTCCTTCTATCCCGCATGATATAAGGGAGCAAGCGGCTGATTTCGTCAGAACCAGCAGCATGCGCGGATCGCTACCTCCGCCTTCCGCGAGCAGTAGTACTGCACCCAGTCCCGGAATCTCAACCAGGAGAAaggagcactctccgccaCGAGAGAAACCTGGCTTCTTCAAACGCATCTTCAGCAGCAATTCTTCTCGTACAGTTTCAGGCACAGTGGAGCGACCGGGCTCCACACGCAAGGATAACAACGACCGGGGCTCCGCATCACGACGCGCTGTATCACAAACATCTGCAGCGGGTGGCGACGTGAAAGATGCCACAAATACTGCCAATTCGCAGCCACCAACGTTGAGCAAGAAGCCGTCTTCGTTCTTTAGGAGACGAAAGAAGTCGACTTCAGAGGCGTTTAATCCGCCGCCGATTCCAACTGCCCATCACAATCATGCCAACCCGAACATGAATACGGCCGGGGAGAGTCCTTCAATTAGCAGTCTACGGAAAGTCATGGATCCCTATCTAAACGAGGATGAGACTACGCCACGTCTGCCAGCACACAACAGGACAGCTTCGCGTTCAGCTTCACGCCCGCCAACCGCAGGATCCAAGGCCACTGCAAGTTCGAAGGAAGACTCTGAAGATCCCGACATATTTCATACCGGATATACGCCACCTCCAGACGCTTCGCTCGGTGCGCGATATCCAATCTCGAGGGAGCATTCTTTGAGCATGGACCGCGAAAGAAACTTTAAAATGAAAATCAAGAAGCGTCGACCAGAGGACCTTGCAAATTCAGATGCCCAGGAGCCAGGCGAAAACAATGACTTGGCACATCCCAGTCGACGATCTTCAAGAGATACATTGCGCGACGAAAAGGACCATCTGAAAGTCTCACCGCTGTCTGCATTTCATCCGAATGTCGAACGACCAGGGACAATAAGTCGTGCCAGTACTGGCGATGGGATAATTGCAGCGTCCGAGTCGCGACTCATGTCCCAAGATGCCAGTCCACTTGACACTGGAGAGATGCGTGACTTCAGTGCTGGAACGGGCGTGAGCCTGAACATGGACGATGATGAGCAATGGGTGGTACAACAGGCGAAGCTTGAACGACCGCCCTCGCCCAAGTCTGGGCGATTGCGTTTGCAGCCAACCGCTTCGGAAGAGCAACTCAATCAGAACAAAGACAACAACTCTTCGCCAACCGATGCTTTCCATGATTCGAATGAGTTCCGGCCTGACAGTCTCGAAATGCCACCTCGAGAGACGGCGCCGCCACAGCAGCTTCCCTCAGCCGCGTGCTTGCCACTGCCTAACATTGGTGTCGACGGCAATCGACCTGTATCGAGGAACTCAAGTGAACCGACTATTATTCAGGTCCCGCCTGAGTTCGTTGATGAGGGCGCCGAGTATCGAGAGCGAGCCCGCAAGATCTTCGAAGGCGACGAAGAAGATGTTCCTCGTGGAGACGCTGCTGCTTGGCTTGGCGAACGCAACACACTCAGCAAGCGCACATTGGAGGCATATATGCAGCTCTTCGATTTCTATGGCATGAACATCCTTGCCAGTTTGAAGATGTTGTGTTCGAAACTGACGCTCAAAGGCGAGACGCAGCAATTCGACCGTATCATTACAGCATTGTCAGCAAGATGGTGCCAATGCAATTCGAATCATGGCTTCAAAGCGCAGGATGTGGTTCACACCATTATTTACTCGCTCATCCTGCTCAACACTGATCTGCATCTTGCGGACATTGGTGAGAGAATGTCTCGCAGCGCCTACGTCAAGAACACATTACCTACGATCAAGCGTGTTGTCGCCGACGCTGCGCCGAATGCATTCGACGACACAATCCGACCATTGAGGGAAAACCTGCGTCCATCATTGCCTTGGAGCGAGTCGAGCACTTCCGTCACAAACTCACGCAATCCTTCCATGCCTACATCGCCTTCAATGCCTTCTCGAGCGGAGACTCCCGATGGCGGACGCGAGGTCAACGATCAGTTGTACGGCGTGACAGCTAACAACAAGCGACTGTCAATCAGGCCGGCAATGAGCAGACAGGACTCCGACAATGGCACGCCTGATTCTGCAGGAGCTGGCACAGCCAACGCACTGGTCAACAACTGTTGGTCAGGCTCAATGCGCGGATGGGAGATGGAGGTCGAGTCGATCCTCAAGGCGTTCTTCAACTCCATCCGGCAGGATCCTCTACCCCTGCACAACACTGTCATGGGTGGCATCGACTCCTCAAACAACAGTCGCAACCTTTCTGTGGTCGACTTGAATGGTAACCTCAAGCGAACTGGAAGCGTCGTCAGCAGAGCACCATCAGAAAACATCTCTTTGCGATCGAAAGACACCCGATTCAATTCTTTCACACAACGTTGGCCAGGCAGGTCGAACAGATCAAGACCGAAGCTATACCCAGCCAGTACTGTGGGGTCATCTCGTACCAGCTTCGACGAAGGGAGTGGTTTCTGGTCGCCAGCGCAAAGCAGCAAGTATTCTTTCAGCAAGACTCTGACATCTGCCTCGGTCGGTAGCTTCAATACGCAGTTCCAGTCGCAAATGGACTCATTCAAGCCCTCAATTGGCTTTGCTGGTGCGCTGAACCAAGCCATGATTCGGGAAGAGAATTTCAACAGCGATGGCAGCGACACTTTCTCTATGCCACGTGGTGACCTGCTCGAGGACGAAAGCCTGGCACTTGAGGGAGCTCCTTGGGCAAAGGAAGGCATGGTACAGCACAAGCATCACCTGGAAACGCAAGATCGTAAAGCCAAGGAGCGAAGCTGGACGTCTTGTTTCGCGGTCATTAGCAAAGGCAAGCTCACCTTGTTCAACTTCAACACCTCGTCGAAGACACAGTCTGCTAGCAGGAAGACGCCGTTCCAGAAGATGGGCAAAGCTGCAAGCGTAGCACCGCGCCAAGTTGGAGGCGGTGATTGGATGGACAATGCCGAGCAACTCGATGTGTTCATCTTGCGTCAGACGATTGCCTCGACGCTGCCACCGCCCGGCTATAGTAAGGCTAGGCCGAACGTGTGGGCGTTGAGTCTACCATCAGGTGCCGTACATCTCTTCCAAGTGGGCACTCCGGAGATTGCTGAAGAATTCATGACTGCTGCCAACTACTGGTCAGCACGTCTGAGTAAGGAACCCCTGGCCGGCGGCGTGTCTAACATCGAGTATGGTTGGTCGGAGAACATTGTGAATCCTGCTCTTCTTGATCGCTCGGAGAGCTTCCAGCATCCTCCATCTTCGATGCAGACACGCAATGCGGGGCACTCGCACAGTATGTCGACCGACCGAACAGAGCAGCGAGATCGCCGTGGGAGTCTTCAATCGTCTATCCGGAACAGCTTTGACACTGGCTTCGGTAGCGGCACGAAGTCCAAGACGAGCGGCGACCGAGCGACTATCATGGAGTGGCAGCCACCGACTCAGTCGATGATGGCCAGCCAGTTGATGGAAGTCGACCAGCTTAAGCAGCTGACGGCTTATGTGACCGGCCAGGAAGAAGAGCTGAATAAACACCAGGAACTGAAACATGCGATTGAACTTGCT TTCTCGCCACGCCATCCGAACTTCCAGAAAGCCATGGCCAACTGGCAGCGCAAGTCGGACCACTTGCTGCGCGAGATCGTCAAGTTTCGCACGTATATTGACAGCTTGACAGCAGCGCAAAAGGCGAAGGAGGCCCTCTATGCTAGGAAAGCAGACGGCCGTCTGAGCCCAGTCGCTAAGGACGATGATGTTTACGACCTTCCAACCATGAATCAGATGATGGGAGGTGTTGCGCCTCGCGGAATCCACACTTCAGGTTGA
- a CDS encoding Succinate dehydrogenase assembly factor 3, mitochondrial: MRATLRLLAVPSSIGTQSSGLKPVPLALLPPIPLYRRILRSHRKHLPKEMRLLGDEYVKSEFRAHRSTDNPVHIVGFLTEWQLYAQQIEGDRWRGEKMDKGKVDKMSDQQIGQMYELMNTIRQQELEENDPEYKAHQPPEVPTRQE; this comes from the coding sequence ATGCGCGCAACCCTCCGCCTCCTGGCCGTCCCCTCCTCAATCGGCACCCAATCCTCCGGTCTTAAACCCGTCCCTCTCGCCCTCCTCCCACCCATCCCTCTCTACCGCCGCATCCTTCGCTCACACCGCAAACACCTCCCCAAGGAAATGCGTCTCCTCGGCGACGAATATGTCAAGAGCGAGTTTCGCGCCCACCGAAGCACCGACAATCCCGTCCACATCGTGGGCTTTTTGACGGAGTGGCAGTTGTATGCGCAGCAGATCGAGGGCGATCGTTGGAGGGGCGAGAAGATGGACAAGGGCAAGGTGGATAAGATGAGTGATCAGCAAATTGGGCAGATGTATGAGTTGATGAACACGATTCGGCAGCAGGAGTTGGAGGAGAATGATCCGGAGTATAAGGCTCATCAGCCGCCGGAGGTGCCGACGAGGCAGGAGTGA